The following are encoded together in the Juglans microcarpa x Juglans regia isolate MS1-56 chromosome 2D, Jm3101_v1.0, whole genome shotgun sequence genome:
- the LOC121249831 gene encoding uncharacterized protein LOC121249831, with the protein MAETNGSLPQTHQQNPMLQSLFQALDPISLIRSQNSSSNQPVPLWLITEGFIMERGPRYRAYAELREAKLRMNQRKQQEPEQFEPKLTPPKKQVKFQANLVSRPKGSSSILAQSVPDFSAALRKENRKPVTTLPSVLEMTPPSKNWSKVNGVLSNSRGSKSASAGEKRGGGAGGLMARKSYASVEELKGLSSTAANAINGENRRGRSSRGVAKTVLGYRQF; encoded by the coding sequence ATGGCAGAGACCAACGGCTCCCTGCCTCAAACCCACCAACAAAATCCAATGCTCCAATCTCTCTTCCAAGCCCTCGACCCCATATCACTCATCCGCTCTCAGAACTCAAGCTCCAATCAACCCGTTCCTCTGTGGCTCATCACGGAGGGCTTTATCATGGAGAGAGGCCCCAGATATCGAGCATATGCTGAGCTGAGAGAGGCAAAGCTAAGAATGAATCAAAGAAAGCAACAAGAACCGGAACAGTTTGAGCCAAAGCTAACCCCTCCGAAGAAACAGGTCAAATTTCAAGCGAATTTGGTCTCTAGGCCTAAAGGGTCCTCGTCCATTCTTGCGCAGTCAGTACCGGATTTCTCAGCGGCATTACGGAAAGAGAACCGGAAGCCAGTGACGACACTTCCGTCAGTGCTCGAGATGACGCCACCATCAAAGAACTGGTCCAAAGTAAACGGCGTCTTGTCGAACTCGAGAGGGAGTAAGTCGGCAAGTGCAGGGGAAAAGAGGGGTGGTGGTGCTGGTGGATTAATGGCAAGGAAGAGCTATGCAAGTGTTGAGGAATTGAAGGGGCTGTCCTCGACCGCCGCGAATGCCATTAATGGAGAAAACAGGAGAGGGAGGAGCAGTAGAGGGGTGGCTAAGACTGTTTTGGGGTACAGACAGTTTTGA